From Macaca fascicularis isolate 582-1 chromosome 14, T2T-MFA8v1.1, a single genomic window includes:
- the SPDYC gene encoding speedy protein C isoform X2, which translates to MSDCQNPTTSPVVTTQVELGGCSRQGGGNGFLRFRQHQEVQAFLSLLEDSFVQEFLSKDPCFQISDKYLLAMVLVYFQRAHLKLSEYTHSSLFLALYLANDMEEDLEGPKCEIFPWALGKDWCLRVGKFLHQRDKLWARMGFRAVVSRQCCEEVMAKEPFHWAWTRDRRPHHGGVQRVCPQVPVHLPRGPGLSPPHCSPCGLPQHCSRHQLKPVSSKCPSLTSECHRPPSQNYLSRVKNTWGGDFLIVLPPQMQLEPGTYSLRIFPKPLARPGH; encoded by the exons ATGAGTGACTGCCAAAACCCCACCACTTCCCCTGTAGTTACCACCCAGGTAGAGCTGGGGGGCTGCAGCCGGCAAGGTGGGGGCAATGGGTTCCTCCGTTTTCGCCAGCACCAGGAGGTCCAGGccttcctcagccttctgg AGGACAGTTTTGTCCAGGAATTCCTCTCCAAAGACCCCTGCTTCCAGATTTCAGATAAG TATCTCCTGGCCATGGTGCTGGTCTACTTCCAGCGCGCCCACCTGAAGCTCAGCGAGTACACCCACAGCAGCCTGTTCTTGGCCCT GTACCTTGCAAACGACATGGAGGAGGACCTGGAGGGGCCCAAATGTGAGATTTTTCCATGGGCCTTGGGAAAAGATTGGTGTTTACGAGTGGGGAAATTCCTGCACCAGAGGGATAAGCTTTGGGCACGGATGGGTTTCCGGGCTGTTGTGAGCCGCCAGTGCTGTGAGGAG GTCATGGCAAAGGAGCCATTCCACTGGGCTTGGACTCGGGACCGGCGCCCCCACCATGGTGGGGTTCAGAGGGTCTGTCCACAGGTCCCTGTTCACCTTCCCCGGGGTCCTGGCCTCTCGCCGCCCCACTGTTCCCCCTGTGGCTTGCCCCAGCACTGCAGCCGCCACCAGCTTAAGCCTGTGTCATCCAAGTGCCCTTCTCTGACCTCGGAGTGTCATCGTCCTCCTTCCCAAAATTATCTCTCAAGGGTCAAAAACACCTGGGGTGGGGACTTTCTCATCGTCTTGCCCCCGCAGATGCAACTGGAACCAGGCACCTACTCCCTCCGCA TCTTCCCAAAGCCTCTGGCACGCCCTGGGCACTGA
- the SPDYC gene encoding speedy protein C isoform X1, whose translation MSDCQNPTTSPVVTTQVELGGCSRQGGGNGFLRFRQHQEVQAFLSLLEDSFVQEFLSKDPCFQISDKYLLAMVLVYFQRAHLKLSEYTHSSLFLALYLANDMEEDLEGPKCEIFPWALGKDWCLRVGKFLHQRDKLWARMGFRAVVSRQCCEEVMAKEPFHWAWTRDRRPHHGGVQRVCPQVPVHLPRGPGLSPPHCSPCGLPQHCSRHQLKPVSSKCPSLTSECHRPPSQNYLSRVKNTWGGDFLIVLPPQMQLEPGTYSLRSECRMGQQLQGWCGSLGGRSEDQQYERECCGPGINVLPFLCELGRFPL comes from the exons ATGAGTGACTGCCAAAACCCCACCACTTCCCCTGTAGTTACCACCCAGGTAGAGCTGGGGGGCTGCAGCCGGCAAGGTGGGGGCAATGGGTTCCTCCGTTTTCGCCAGCACCAGGAGGTCCAGGccttcctcagccttctgg AGGACAGTTTTGTCCAGGAATTCCTCTCCAAAGACCCCTGCTTCCAGATTTCAGATAAG TATCTCCTGGCCATGGTGCTGGTCTACTTCCAGCGCGCCCACCTGAAGCTCAGCGAGTACACCCACAGCAGCCTGTTCTTGGCCCT GTACCTTGCAAACGACATGGAGGAGGACCTGGAGGGGCCCAAATGTGAGATTTTTCCATGGGCCTTGGGAAAAGATTGGTGTTTACGAGTGGGGAAATTCCTGCACCAGAGGGATAAGCTTTGGGCACGGATGGGTTTCCGGGCTGTTGTGAGCCGCCAGTGCTGTGAGGAG GTCATGGCAAAGGAGCCATTCCACTGGGCTTGGACTCGGGACCGGCGCCCCCACCATGGTGGGGTTCAGAGGGTCTGTCCACAGGTCCCTGTTCACCTTCCCCGGGGTCCTGGCCTCTCGCCGCCCCACTGTTCCCCCTGTGGCTTGCCCCAGCACTGCAGCCGCCACCAGCTTAAGCCTGTGTCATCCAAGTGCCCTTCTCTGACCTCGGAGTGTCATCGTCCTCCTTCCCAAAATTATCTCTCAAGGGTCAAAAACACCTGGGGTGGGGACTTTCTCATCGTCTTGCCCCCGCAGATGCAACTGGAACCAGGCACCTACTCCCTCCGCAGTGAGTGCAGGATGGGACAGCAGCTGCAGGGCTGGTGTGGGAGCTTGGGAGGCAGGAGTGAGGACCAACAGTATGAGAGGGAGTGCTGTGGGCCTGGAATCAACGTGCTGCCCTTCCTGTGTGAGCTCGGCAGgtttcctctctga